In one Drosophila albomicans strain 15112-1751.03 chromosome X, ASM965048v2, whole genome shotgun sequence genomic region, the following are encoded:
- the LOC117567452 gene encoding kelch domain-containing protein 10 homolog, whose protein sequence is MSLEPWDYGFDYEMEIMSQSVRPSYSFKCQQLIDCQFTTKPKSIGPFVVAHRGLHLVARNFNLFMVLSNTAIDNVRGMHQDHEVWCYTPATNRWKLDEGFKLELHHLSIKAFLNTGGNKLLIYFADDENPRIGNGFVVHSIDGTNAIFRADKGVLPRADCGAALRLWQVLYQSERNNPFDYPKGRFNHQVITDGKFIYCLGGGHINMQLHDFKHILTFNLTTHTWLERHTHPDDRMLAENQGYPRARQEFACVQRRCSNGDTEAIICGGQEVEFFSYLSDIWKLNVCTMEWTHLLTACTPLSTYIESAALIRNDCLFVLGGDKDDIWSPIPSVSGVYKMWLTVPKLSELAWEAYSYYNDIEDRDRQELINLGIPSRFVERLPPVEPSSEDDSDF, encoded by the exons ATGTCGTTGGAGCCCTGGGATTATGGCTTCGATTATGAGATGGAAATCATGTCGCAGAGCGTGCGGCCAAGTTACAGCTTTAAGTGCCAGCAATTGATCGATTGCCAGTTCACAACGAAACCGAAAAGCATTGGCCCTTTTGTCGTGGCGCACCGCGGTCTCCATCTGGTGGCACGTaacttcaatttgtttatggtTCTCAGCAATACTGCTATCGATAACGTTCGGGGAATGCACCAGGATCATGAGGTTTGGTGCTACACTCCAGCAACAAATCGCTGGAAACTGGATGAGGGCTTCAAGCTCGAGCTCCATCACTTAAGCATCAAAGCATTTCTGAACACCGGCGGAAATAAGCTATTGATCTACTTTGCCGACGATGAAAATCCAAGGATCGGAAATGGCTTTGTGGTGCACTCTATCGACGGCACAAATGCGATATTCCGGGCCGACAAAGGCGTTCTGCCGAGGGCAGATTGTGGTGCAGCATTG AGGCTGTGGCAGGTGCTCTACCAAAGTGAGCGGAACAATCCCTTCGACTATCCCAAGGGACGCTTTAACCACCAAGTGATCACCGATGGCAAGTTCATCTATTGTCTAGGCGGCGGCCACATTAATATGCAATTGCACGACTTCAAGCACATTCTCACCTTCAATCTGACCACCCACACTTGGCTTGAGCGTCACACCCATCCCGATGACCGCATGCTAGCGGAGAACCAAGGCTATCCGAGGGCACGTCAGGAGTTTGCATGTGTGCAGCGACGTTGCTCCAACGGCGACACTGAAGCCATCATCTGTGGCGGCCAGGAGGTGGAATTCTTTAGCTACCTGTCCGACATATGGAAGCTCAATGTGTGCACCATGGAGTGGACGCATCTTCTCACCGCCTGCACACCGTTATCCACGTACATCGAATCGGCCGCGCTGATAAGGAACGATTGCTTGTTCGTCTTAGGTGGGGATAAGGATGATATTTGGTCTCCGATTCCCAGTGTGTCGGGAGTCTACAAGATGTGGCTGACGGTGCCGAAGCTAAGTGAATTGGCCTGGGAAGCATACAGCTACTATAACGATATCGAGGATCGCGATCGTCAAGAGTTGATCAATTTGGGCATTCCATCGAGATTTGTTGAACGCCTGCCTCCTGTCGAGCCGAGTTCCGAGGATGATTCTGatttttaa